A genomic window from Salvia hispanica cultivar TCC Black 2014 chromosome 5, UniMelb_Shisp_WGS_1.0, whole genome shotgun sequence includes:
- the LOC125191186 gene encoding protein LIKE COV 1-like has translation MGDEKSLSVMGAGRDRDRELLIPVPDSVDRHLDDDGPSSASASSSHHHPGRETFYKVVRSWASKKFMTGCVILLPIAITFYVTWWFIHFVDGFFSPIYAQLGIDIFGLGFVTSITFIFLVGVFMSSWLGASVLSLGEWFIKRMPFIRHIYNASKQISAAISPDQNTRAFKEVAIIRHPRIGEYAFGFITSSLTLQSYSGDEELCCVYVPTNHLYIGDIFLVNAKDIIRPNLSVREGIEIVVSGGMSMPQMLSTLDLRTTQLDRIRPV, from the exons ATGGGAGATGAAAAATCTCTCAGCGTGATGGGCGCCGGCAGAGACAGAGATCGTGAGCTTCTAATTCCAGTACCTGATTCTGTTGACCGCCACCTCGATGACGACGGCccctcctccgcctccgctTCCTCCTCCCACCATCATCCTGGCCGTGAG ACGTTTTACAAAGTTGTGAGGAGCTGGGCTTCGAAGAAGTTCATGACTGGATG TGTTATCCTTCTACCAATAGCTATTACTTTCTATGTAACATGGTGGTTCATTCATTTCGTGGATGGAtttttctctcctatttatgcTCAACTTGGAATTGATATATTTG GTTTGGGATTTGTGACCTccattacttttattttcttggttGGAGTATTTATGTCATCATGGTTGGGGGCTTCTGTTTTGAGCCTTGGAGAGTGGTTTATTAAGCGCATGCCCTTCATTCGTCATATTTACAATGCCTCGAAGCAAATTAGTGCTGCCATATCTCCAG ATCAGAACACACGGGCTTTCAAAGAAGTGGCTATAATAAGGCATCCACGTATTGGTGAATATGCATTTGGGTTCATCACTTCATCTCTCACACTCCAG AGTTATTCAGGAGATGAAGAGCTTTGCTGTGTGTATGTCCCAACGAACCATCTTTACATTGGAGATATATTCCTGGTCAATGCTAAAGATATTATTAGACCGAATTTGTCTGTAAGAGAAGGAATTG AAATCGTGGTATCTGGTGGCATGTCGATGCCCCAAATGCTATCTACCTTGGATCTGAGAACCACGCAACTCGATAGAATCAGACCGGTATAG